A region of Drosophila suzukii chromosome 2L, CBGP_Dsuzu_IsoJpt1.0, whole genome shotgun sequence DNA encodes the following proteins:
- the LOC108004630 gene encoding arylalkylamine N-acetyltransferase-like 2 produces the protein MSSDRKDGVTIRVMTKEDYAKVKEFMKDDFYLWEPLCQFSGESVQQQNEKENDENHLSMIAQGTCLVALDENNAGQIVGIVLAGAHFPEDVARHRLEAEAMEQHLWGRSSVMLSKMEREANVFEHYGISRMLCSEITSVAQSMRGKGLGSRLAATLMEVGRSKGFPAMVAYCTSFFSARQKAALGMQCIYSLAYADYKDAQGLPIFAPIAPHTMARVMAIKL, from the coding sequence ATGAGTTCTGACAGAAAGGATGGTGTCACAATACGCGTTATGACCAAAGAGGACTATGCGAAAGTTAAAGAATTCATGAAGGACGATTTTTACTTGTGGGAGCCTCTTTGCCAATTCAGCGGAGAATCCGTTCAACAGCAAAATGAGAAGGAGAACGATGAAAATCACCTGTCGATGATTGCTCAGGGCACCTGTTTGGTGGCCCTCGATGAGAACAACGCTGGACAAATAGTGGGAATCGTTCTTGCCGGAGCCCATTTCCCCGAGGATGTAGCACGTCATCGCCTTGAGGCGGAGGCCATGGAGCAGCACCTTTGGGGCCGCAGTAGCGTCATGCTCTCAAAAATGGAACGGGAGGCCAATGTGTTTGAGCACTATGGAATCTCGAGAATGCTCTGTTCCGAGATTACCAGTGTCGCTCAATCGATGAGGGGCAAAGGATTGGGTTCCCGACTCGCCGCCACTTTGATGGAGGTGGGCCGATCTAAGGGATTCCCAGCGATGGTGGCCTATTGCACGAGCTTCTTTTCCGCCCGACAGAAGGCAGCCCTTGGGATGCAATGCATCTACTCCCTCGCCTATGCCGACTACAAGGACGCTCAAGGACTACCGATCTTCGCACCCATTGCGCCGCACACTATGGCCCGAGTTATGGCCATTAAACTTTGA